The Malaclemys terrapin pileata isolate rMalTer1 chromosome 2, rMalTer1.hap1, whole genome shotgun sequence nucleotide sequence tgcttttcagtgATGTGCAGCAAGTATTTGGAGGTATCAGATGGCAAGCCTTAAATATCTTCCTAACTACTGACTTGTCTGGCAGGCTGATAAATGTCTGTTTGCTAAGGTTTAAAGTACATTTGACATAAACAAAAATTGTGCTGTCACTTGAGGTCTTTGTTGTGGTTTCattcaaaatgtcatttttttaaagaccTGCAATAAAATCCTATAAATGCAGACGGAACAATGGAAcagttgggttttattttttccatcaCTGCATGTTCAAATAACAGtaacaaagaaaaatataacttatgtaacccttctgcccatctaagttggcagcaacaagggctgggttttgtatctaggggttccgtttcaataacacaatgcaaaaccggctcgagcccccacccagtgacctgggacaattacataccaccccctgggcgcccctaagaggcaatacttcccctctcgcaagcacggagtctgagtgtaacagaaaatgtttaataacatgaggtaaatgacatcagcattaaattggaaaaaacaccacaaacaggattcataacacaaaccatgagcaaaaaacccaccccagcaagttgggctgtgtccttttccttgggttcttgaaaccagcaacccaaggttcaccagagtcccaaaagtccaacaaccccccaaagtctctgtgcctggtcagtgcagccccagagttcggggggggagggcacgcagggtgttaagaggcaccttacgtgatccgaggccgacggggttccgccgcagccttcaccacgagccgctccactccaccagctgccccgtgaGCTGCCCCCgctgtcccacgaactgctctggcagctgctccactctgctcaccgacctgtgagccgctcagctctgctccacttcagccgtcccttgggccactcccacaaggctccgctctgctagctgctcctccagccactccgctccgctcgcaaggctccactctgctcgctgctccgccagccgcttagcaatatagcttcaggctcccccactagctaACACAGCCTccgtgatctcagctcttttgtgatttcagctcttagcaatttcagctcatagtagtaggggagccccagtgctagtgcaccattggcccaaagtgaattcagctcagcagtcggtaactagacttctaatggaatcaaatttagctctgatattcaacagtggagagaggaggtagtgcaattggtgtttcaacccctcagagagaggcccatcccatcaggtacaaatatctgtccccatcctctctcttttcactgggttttgtaacccatgccccttgtcaagcaagtgctacttaggtaatggtgaaggactccctcagtccttctgtcatacaacagttccactggccttgattcacagaatcagggtaacaaaactttattcttcctgccccaataacagagaaactggggatcccacaccagccaaagtaaccactttgagttgctgttgtttcatgccaggcgagtgggtgtgcctatgcaaacaagatcagcccctggagttcttttccacactcaccataattcaccaccagatgtcagggtagagctcatcctgactctgcttacacttattTGGAGAGCTGAATATTTATTGGCCAAACAATCATATCACAATAGCCTAGGAATAATTTGAATAACATTGTTGAGAGAGATTTGTCTTTCTTTTACCATAGAGTGAGTGGAGCAGGTTGTAAGGGCTAGAATCTCTTTTTGGACAATTTTTTCATATTCACTTGCCATCTAATCCAGGGCAGAAGTTGGGCCTAACAATATAAATTGTGCCATGTAGACACAACCAGATGTAGGGAGTGGTGCAGAAATGACACTGCCCCATGGCAAGCAACTGTGCCTCAGAAAGGCACCATGCTTCCCAGGGCCCCATAAACGTTCTGGGGTGGGTGTCTGAAATTTGGGATGCACCTTTTTGTGCAGCATACCTCTCCACATGcagccacacagctctgctggctaGCGcatgagggaggagaaaagggagtcCTGGATCTGCCTGCTTCTTCTCTTCCACAGGTTTCCAGAGGGAAGATTATAAGGTGCAATCCCTGTGCAGGGGATCTGATTCTGGGGAGGCGTTACATGGCCTTTGCCAGGGAGAAGCTGGTAAATTCTTATTTCCTCCAAGCCAGCACTAGATTTCAAACACCAGTTCAAGAGTCGTCAGATCTGCTGCCCAGTAGAAAAATAGGCATTTGCAAAATTCAGGCCGAGTAGCAGGATTAGATTTCAAACATCCTCCAAAATTTAGGCATGTTTAAATCTGGAGTCTTGGTTCAGGTCCAGTTTCCACCAAACACTTTTAATCTAGAATAGGGTGTTTAACATTATTACCATTTCTTGTTGGCTGTTTATACAGGACTAAAAGTGTACATGGCACTTTAGAGTGGCAAAGGCGGTAAGGTGCCTGCCCAGATATGTTTGCCGTCTCACTCAGATGGATACAATGCAGGACATGTTTTATTTGGAGTACTCAGGAGTTCTCGTTCTATTAGAGAATGACTGGGAGATTAGGGGGAGGTAAATGCAGCTTGTTTCGCTGTTCTGATTAATTTCATTAGTAGTATTAACTATCATTGTACAACAAATACCTCACATGCATTTAAGGAATCTAAGGGACAAGCCTCTGCCCTGTGTGGATTTGCTAGTGGGAGCAGCACTTAGCCTTAGAGCGGGGGAGTCAGCTGTCTTGCATGCGCTACAGGTAGATCTACAGGTCACTATTTTAATGTTGgataggggtgtgattttttaaataacatttttatacacTAGTAAAAGTCCTAGAGTAGGCATGGTTAtaccagcaaattaaaaaaaaaaaaaagcttttgctggtatagtttagTTTGGTCAGGGAACTGGTGAACTCTACTGATAGAATCACTCTTTTGCCAGTAGTTGCATCCCACTAGAGGGGTTGGCCAGTACAGCTGTCCCTGGATGACTATGACGGCAAACCTTGTTTAGCACAGGCTAGACATTTTCCAGCGGAACGTTTTTTGTCTTCACAAATACTGgtttgttgaaatcaaaatgtccTGGGTGACCATGCCAATTCTGACAAAATTCAGGCAGAAGCCAGGCAGGTTTCCAGTGTATCCTTGCCTGCCAAGGAGATTTCAAAACCTGCCTTGTTTCCTTTTAGCACACCTGCCTGGCTTCTCAGCAGCCTGACTGGAATGGGGAGCCTGGAAGTCTGCGAGCCCTGGTTTGTGGCTCTTTGGCAGAACAGGCTCCCAGGTCTTTCAAGGTTCCCAGCTCCAGAGGAGCCTGGCAGGTTGGCTCccaaggctcccagctcctcagcagccCAGAAGCCCTGGGAGCTCCCGCTCCCAGACTCCTCAGGCTATGGGCTGCCAGGGCTCTGGGCAGCTTGGGAAACCATAGAAATGTTTTAGAAAGGTTGAAATGAAATGTGTTGACTTCTGGGAACTGCTAAATTTAgacctgcagcccgagccctgtgagcccaagtcaactgacccaggctctgagacttggtttTTCTATGCAGTGTCGACATACTGCATAGTCACAAACCTGACCCACCAGTCTGCGTTCCACTCACAGGACAAAGTGCTTGCCCAGTCTGGGTCATCCTGTACTGCCCTTATGGGCTAGTCTCTACACCTAGTGCCCATCTGGCACCCCTCCATTTGATCCCCCAACTCGGAGGGGATCCTACTAGTAAAGGTAGGCTTCGCATGTTCTTCTTTTATGTCTTTTTGCAGTTCTGTTTAATGACAGTGTGGCTCTTTGTTGAAGAGTGCATATAAGGCAAATGCTAggtgttaataaaaataaataaaagctaccACAAAATTCTGTTCCTGTGCTCTCACTGATTTTGGATCGATGATTTCAGTGGAGACTTGTTTTCAATCAATACTAAAAAtaatagggaaagaaaaatagAACAAGTGCATAAGTGTAAGAAAACAAGCCAAGCAAATATGCCAGTTATTtatcattacacacacacacacacacacacacaaataaaacagTTTGGGAGCAggaccagctctggcttttttgccgccccaggcaaaaaagcctccggctgccccccccccggcgtggcaggggagggcgccgagcccagccgcgggccgctctccccgactggccggagcgcaggggagcggggagggcagcgagcccgccgcggctccgctggtgaccggagccccgggaggagggcggagggcCCGGCCAGAGCTCCGctgtccctggcagccagagcgccgggggagggcggcgagcccactgcggctctgctctccccggcggccggagccagagcactgggccgggccgcccccctccaggtgctgccccaagcacaagctgtTTGGGAGTGAATTCTGGATTGCAAATAGCTGCCAATAAAAAAATAGAAGTTGAAGTGCTCTACAAGTGTGAGCCACTGGGTGGTGGTAAAAACCCAAGCCTTCAGTAATGAAATGTGTGGGAAGAGAAGTTGGAGGTAAAGAAGGGGGTAGAGGAGGAGTCACAGATTGAGCACTGAAGTCATTAACTCTCTGAGACTATATAAGGCAGTTGCACAGTAAATAGTTTATACCTGGGCAGCCTTGGCTCTATGAATTTGAACATTCTTTTTTCATTTAGCTCTTGAGGATGGACAGGCAGCTAGAGGGAAAGAATACAGGATATGAAGAGAAATAGGATCTGAAGGAACAGTCCTGGTAAATAAGTACAACTGCTTCTTAATTGTATAGGAAATGTTACCTTTTAAAATGGGAGAGTAATTTATCTTAAAAGTCTTTGAATTTTATTTGCACTGACTGACAACAAGCTAAATATGTTCTGCTTATTAAGAATTTTATTGCTTATGACATTCCTCTCAAAATATTATcattagtggggaaaaaaagccttAATTAATATACCCATAATTTGAATAGAATACCCATGGTTTTCCTGACAGAAATTCCCTTGTGATTTTAGTGGGCAAGTTAAAATATTCAAATCTTAATTACAAGAGAATAAAACAACGTGAAACCTGAAATATATAGATTTGTCTTGTTTAATGGTTTAAAACAGTATTGTTAAGCTGAGCATATTAGTCTGGAGCAGATAAGCTGTTTATATCACAAGTTATGCAAACTTAAGAAGTACAAAGgtcaggaaaaatatttaaatcttttGCTTAAAAGGCTAAGTCATTAATTCTTGCAGGAATTCAAATTTTATATAAGTATGATCAGATGAGAGGATACAGTCTGATTTCAGTTATGAATAGTGTATTCTTATGGATTTCAAGGCTGCCAGGATTGAGACACCTGTCAGATACTATTTGTTGTTCTGTAGTAATTTAGCTGAAAATATTCTGTGTTCACTAGAATTTCCAGATAAAATGTGCTAGCTTCAGGGAAAGACAATCAACATTGGAGAATGAGCAAAAgtctgaggagaaagaaaaaagaaggggAATAAATCTCTCTATTCGTTTGTGATTTTAATTTCCCTATGAGCAAGGATAGCTGGAAAAAATCGATGACAGGTTAACTTAGAATAAATATAGAATGTGGAGCAGTTGTGAGCTGTATATACtgaattaaatacaaatatttgattCCATTTGATATTTGCTTTATCAACTCCTATCTGTTTTTGTCATGTTGTCATATTTTTTTGGCAGGCTTCTTGCCTTTCTGGAAAATGTATTTACCACCCTGCTTTACAAGTCCTTTGGAAAGAAGAGAGCATATTTGCCTCCAGAGATGAACTCCTCCTACCAGCTACACATTCCAGAACTTAACTTGAGTACTTTTGGCATCAACTTTACGGTGCCTACTGTCAAGAACAAGTCATCACCATGTGAGCAAGTGGTCATAGCAGTGGAGGTGTTTCTAATCCTGGGCATTATAAGCCTCCTTGAAAATATCTTGGTCATCTGTGCAATAGTTAAGAACAAGAACTTGCACTCACCTATGTATTTCTTTGTGTGCAGTTTAGCAGTAGCTGATATGCTGGTCAGTGTTTCTAATGCTTGGGAGACAATAACGATATATTTAATAAACAATAGGCATCTAATTATGGAAGATGCTTTTGTACAACATATAGACAATGTTTTTGATTCAATGATCTGCATATCTGTGGTGGCTTCCATGTGCAGTTTGCTGGCTATAGCAGTAGACAGGTATGTCACAATTTTCTACGCCCTGCGTTATCACAACATCATGACAGTGAAAAGATCAGGGCTAATCATTGCATGCATATGGACATTTTGCACTGGCTGTGGCATTATCTTCATTCTTTATTATGAATCAACTTACGTTATCATTTGTCTCATCACAATGTTTTTCACCATGTTATTCCTCATGGTCtctctgtacatacatatgttcctCCTGGCTCGTACTCATGTCAAGAGAATAGCTGCTTTGCCTGGGTACAATTCTGTTCATCAAAGGACCAGCATGAAGGGGGCTATCACTCTGACCATGCTACTAGGCATCTTCATTGTTTGTTGGGCTCCGTTTTTTCTCCACCTCATCCTGATGATTTCTTGCCCTCAGAACCTCTACTGTGTTTGCTTTATGTCTCACTTCAACATGTACCTCATCCTCATCATGTGTAACTCAGTGATTGATCCCTTGATCTATGCCTTTCGTAGCCAGGAAATGCGGAAGACCTTCAAGGAGATTATTTGTTGCTATAGCCTGAGAACGGCCTGTGGGTTGCCGAGCAAGTATTaggaaaatgcatttttgaaTGAGGAAACCAAGATgcaacattattatttatcagGAAAATCATGCATCAAAATTGTTAGCATCTTCTTGCCCTATTTCTGCTGAAGGAACTATAAAATGTCTTTCCACCTTATAGTTGTAATGAGGATCATATTTTTATGGAAAGCTGTTTTTCTAGTTTGATGTTATTTGGTTTATTTCCTCTTCCATACACACCTATAACTCTAACTGGCATTAATAGGAGTTAGCATATGCATGTGTATCAAGAGAAGAATAGaacacttggggccagattcaaGCCAAATATCTTATAAAAGTAGCAGAAATTTCATCCTTTCCCCTCTTTGATTTTTACGGACAGGGTACACCAATATGTAGATGTGGGTAGGATATCCCTATTTGCCTCACTGCCAAATGCAGTGAGCATTAACTAACACACAACCAATACATGGGTTTCTAGTTACATTTTCTTTGGGTACAACATGGCTCATTTTGGCTGTCCAGTGTGAGAATGGACAGGTTTCCTGTCAATTTCTTTATTGACATAAAACCAGAAGAATAACTGATCAGCATTAAGTGAAAAATATAATCTGTAAATGTCAGTGTCCATATGCCTCAACCAACACAATTATGAACAAGAacttatatatgtatatatacacaaattTTTGTATCCCAATCATGATTGTTGCACTCACAAAATACATACTACACAAGAGGTCAATGTAATTGCAACATTTCCCAGTATTAAGCGTAGTATTTTGTGACCCCTGTCTGTAGTTGTTGCAGTGTACCTATTACTGTATATCTAGGAAAAGGTGTACCACATGCTGGTTTTAATGCTGCAGTGGTTCATCCTAAAGGCAGCACTGGATATGGGTTTTTCTGGGCCCTGAAATGAGTACAGCATATATGGCTTCAAGGTAGACAAAGGTAACCCATGTAACATTTTGTGGGGAGAGGTTAGGCCAATGAGCATGTCAGAGGCAGCAGGAAGATTGTCAGATGCGGGTGGATTTGGGGCACTTATTATTGGAGAAATTTGGGTCCCCGAGTACATCTTTCACGATGGCCGTTACACAAAGTATGGGTGGTTTTCAAGGCATGCTGGGGGTGGGTGTCAGCAAAAGAGGGCTCCCAGGAACATGGGAGAATGCCATGCCATAAATGCCATGTTTATATAGGCCTAAGCCAGCATCTGATATGCTTTTCTCTTTACCAAGAGGCTGCCATTTTCATAAAATACAGCAACCCTCTTACATTTTGTATAAGCAATTTGCTTCCTGTTGTGTTCTCTCCAATATTATCTTCTGTAACAGTTATGTAATGTGAAGAATATTGGATTTGGTCACAGATGAAGAAAGTACAATCAAGGAGCCACAAAATATTCTAATTTCTCTTCCAAGGAATGATACAAATCTACAGAATGTCCTCCCAAAAGCTGGATTATTGCATttagatataaaatatataaaaactcaGAGGAAACAGTTTCATAGTGATTACACATCTGAAATGTAAGTAGCTCACAAGAGTAAATTATTCCTTTCCAAAGTCAAGAGGTTACTCTCGCTAAATTGTCTCCAGTGAACCTGTTTCAAGGCCTcaaccaaagcccattgaagccagtagaaagactcccattatcCCAATTGGTTTTGGTTTAGGTCTGTAGATCGTAgcatatttcagaaaaaaaaaacttggacgTTTTATTATAAATGTCAATTTTTTGCTCCAAACTCAGCACCTTATGCACAGCTAACTTCAAAAACACAGAAATCCAGAGATCCACACTCTTAGGACAGCTGAATATCTTCGTGTCTACATTTTCAATGTGGAGGTTTGTGGTATTATGATAGGCTATTATCAGCCTCCCTAACTTATACTTTTTTCTTGCTCTGCTGTGGAGATTGGATGATAAAGCTTTGGACATGTGTTTGGAAAGTAGTCAAGTTTACAAAATGAGGGCCATATACTGCCCTTGATCTGcatcctcagctcccatttacaTGAATGGGCATTTTACTCACAGTTGACAGACCTGAATACAGAATTTTAGTGCACCGATTGTATCAGGAACCCACCAATACTTTAGGGGCCAGATTCTTCCCTCAGTTACACCTGAGAATGGGATTTTACATTGGCAGAATTTTGCTTTAAGGTGAAGTTCACTCCAGTGCAGAGTTCACCACTTAAATCTCACTTTAAATAGCATGGATAGCAACTctacactggggtgaatttcactctagcTAGGGTGAAAATGAGACAGTACAATTAATTTCCAGCAACATAATTAAAGGCATAACAAGTCTTCAAATCACTATGTAAATAAACCATAAAATCCTCATTAGGTAATTCAGTTtgaagattttatatatatatatttatatatataaggtCGTATTGTAAATAATTGTAAATCAATAAATAAGAAATCAAAACTGTAAAAGCTTTGGATATTTTCTTGAATTGTACATTACCTGATATTTTGTTTTTGCTCtggaattttattttatgtaaaaagATAAGTATCTGAGGTAATTATTAAAGTGGAGGGTTGGAAAACCCATTTGTTGTTGATTATTCATTGTAATGTAGTCTCTAGAGTTTATTTGGAAAATTGTCTGTATTTTTGGGGTGTTACTTCAAGTGGTAAATTGCAAACAGAATTCCCGGGGAAGGGAATATTACACACCAGGATTTCATATTTCGTGATGAAAGCCTTATAAAAGAAGTTACGGGCTAACCAAGagatatttaaatttatttatttgctcctGCAGCTGTTGACATCTTCTTTACCCATCATTGTCAGCTTtacagggggaaggggcagctctgGCATGACACTGATTGCACAGAAAAGAAACTGCTAGCATCTGTAATAAGAGACAGGAAAAATATGCCACAATAGTGGCCCTGATTCTCTGTTCTGTCATACCAGTTTCAGTGGAATCATGCCAGTATAACTAGTATAGCAGAGTGGTGAATTAGGCCAGGCCCAGTGTTTATTGGTCATTGTGACTAACACTATTAAAACTAATgctaaataaatgaatacataGATACCACCATATATACACCTCATATTCAACaactgaatgaaaacaaatgtactATTTTTGTTTCTACTAGAAtatgaggagggaaaaaaagtgagTATTCTGATGGTTTCTGGCAGTCATCATTATTGAGTTTTAATTAAAAGTATGAACCTTCATGCCAGTAACCTAAAGAGAAAACCACAAGAAAATTAGCTACTGGCTTTTGCTCTCAGCAGCCCACCAATCCATGATATCACCCTTGCTCATGCTGTCATTCAGTTATGTTTCAACAGAAGGTCTGTCCACCTGGAAGACACATGCATAGTAACAACTCTGTAATAGAGCAGAGTGTTAACCAAGAAAAACAGCCTTACCTTTGAAGGGTAGACTTGATCACTACTTCTTCACTGATCCACTAAAAGGCCACTTCATGTTTGACCTGGTGGCAGTAAGATCTCAAAGAGTTATCCTCtgatgtttaatttattttttcctttaaccttAAACGCAACAGATATGACCACTATTATTTGCTGTATTGGATGTTTCCCCTTTCCCCATGTCAAAAACCAAGAGAGAAAAAGAATGGAAAACTTGTTTTGTTCTGTGTGGACACCAGTAGTGTTCTATTATGAGTCATTACTATACATCTCATTTATTCTGCATTCATACCTACTAAAGGAGATGCAACTTCCCCATAGAAGTCACAAGGGCAACTGATGTAAAGGGATAGTGTCAGTTACACATCCAGTCAAAGGAGATCAGAAGGAACTAGGAGAGTATTAGAAAATTGAGTCACAGAGCTGCACCATAACTCTGCCCAGCAAAGCTGAACTTTGGAATCCTCGATCCAAACTGGAGGACTGTTTTTCCCCCAGTATAACTTAAAGCAGCCCCACGGCTGCTGTAAGTTCTATTGGCTGCAGTGGACTCCAAGAGGCATGTTGTTGGAGTGTATGGGCATTCCAGCCATGACCCCCATCATGCTCCTGTGCTGGCTCTATGGCACTTGAAGATTTCCCTATGCCCTACACACCATAGTTGGTCTCATTGACTTGACAGAGGTACCAACATGAGTAAAGGCATGCAGGGTTAGGCCCCAAGTcagacattcatagattcatagattcatagattctaggactggaagggacctcgagaggtcatcgagtccagtcccctgcccgcatggcaggaccaaatactgcctagaccatccctaatagacatttatctaacctactcttaaatatctccagagacggagattccacaacctccctaggcaatttgttccagtgtttaaccaccctgacagttaggaactttttcctaatgtccaatctagacctcccttgctgcagtttaaacccattgtttctggttctatccttagaggctaaggtgaacaagttctctccctcctccttatgacacccttttatatacctgaaaactgctatcatgtcccctctcagtcttctcttttccaaactaaacaaacccaattctttcagccttccttcataggtcatgttctcaagacctttaatcattcttgttgctcttctttggaccctttccagtttctccacatcttttttaaaatgcggcgcccagaactggacacaatactccagctgaggcctaaccagagcagagtagagcggaagaatgacttctcgtgtcttgctcacaacacacctgttaatgcatcccagaatcatgtttgctttttttgcaacagcatcacactgttgactcatatttagcttgtggtccactataacccctagatccctttctgccgtactccttcctagacagtcttttcccattctgtatgtgtgaaattgatttttccttcctaagtggagcactttgcatttgtctttgttaaacttcatcctgtttaactcagaccatttctccaatttgtccagatcattttgaattatgaccctgtcctccaaagtagttgcaatccctcccagtttggtatcatccgcaaacttaataagcgtactttctatgccaatatctaagtcgttgatgaagatattgaacagagccggtcccaaaacagacccctgcggtaccccactcgttacgcctttccagcaggattgggaaccattaataacaactctctgagtacgattatccagccagttatgcacccaccttatagtagccccatctaatttgtatttgcctagtttatcgataagaatatcatgcgagac carries:
- the MC5R gene encoding melanocortin receptor 5, whose translation is MNSSYQLHIPELNLSTFGINFTVPTVKNKSSPCEQVVIAVEVFLILGIISLLENILVICAIVKNKNLHSPMYFFVCSLAVADMLVSVSNAWETITIYLINNRHLIMEDAFVQHIDNVFDSMICISVVASMCSLLAIAVDRYVTIFYALRYHNIMTVKRSGLIIACIWTFCTGCGIIFILYYESTYVIICLITMFFTMLFLMVSLYIHMFLLARTHVKRIAALPGYNSVHQRTSMKGAITLTMLLGIFIVCWAPFFLHLILMISCPQNLYCVCFMSHFNMYLILIMCNSVIDPLIYAFRSQEMRKTFKEIICCYSLRTACGLPSKY